One Deltaproteobacteria bacterium DNA segment encodes these proteins:
- a CDS encoding chromosomal replication initiator protein DnaA, with amino-acid sequence MSAVWDQIKDQIRSYLPRNSFSLWIHPISCLEANGTSMVLGCPNRFSRNWVMENYLSLIREKLEASGMGHMAVDLKVQPCKRQPAPAALPTHPDQLPLPSMPRPRNLWLKSQFTFDRFIVGQSNEFAYSASRSMASGGPCDYQSLLMLANTGLGKTHLSQAIGHTILDKDPESRIFYMTAEDFTNEMIAS; translated from the coding sequence ATGAGCGCGGTCTGGGATCAGATCAAAGATCAAATCCGGTCCTATCTTCCAAGAAACAGCTTTTCCCTCTGGATCCATCCCATCTCCTGCCTGGAGGCGAACGGGACATCCATGGTCTTAGGGTGTCCCAACCGGTTCTCCAGAAACTGGGTCATGGAAAACTACCTGAGCCTGATCCGGGAGAAACTGGAGGCCTCGGGCATGGGCCATATGGCGGTCGACCTCAAGGTCCAGCCCTGTAAACGCCAGCCTGCTCCCGCCGCCCTGCCGACCCACCCCGACCAGTTGCCCCTTCCTTCCATGCCCCGGCCCAGAAACCTCTGGCTCAAGAGCCAGTTTACCTTTGACCGCTTTATCGTCGGTCAGTCCAATGAGTTTGCCTATTCCGCGTCCAGGAGCATGGCATCGGGCGGCCCCTGCGACTATCAGTCCCTCCTGATGCTCGCCAACACCGGTCTGGGCAAGACCCATCTCTCCCAGGCCATCGGGCATACCATCCTGGACAAGGATCCCGAATCCCGGATCTTCTACATGACGGCCGAGGATTTCACCAACGAGATGATCGCGTCCC